One window from the genome of Vespula pensylvanica isolate Volc-1 chromosome 11, ASM1446617v1, whole genome shotgun sequence encodes:
- the LOC122633037 gene encoding protein bric-a-brac 2-like isoform X7 — protein MGSSQQFSLRWNNYLKHITCAFDTLRTDEDLVDVTLSCEGKRIRAHKMLLSACSTYFRDLFKENPCQHPVIIFRNVKFDDLAALVDFMYQGEVNVVQEQLASFLTTAELLAVQGLTDGTGKDNDGLVEDDLEIPNEPEIQLQNSSIKSTMDVKRSKSPSSPMPYHAVELQTETPPTKRRKCRDNTNTNADKTVSNALSGKDSENKISDNQTIPGSDPVEIIPLMPNLKLEMPEYLEQDGSSCSYEEQSIGDSSLNKIGIEDTPSNTPDHDQKPDITQTFYTSNQSVSDSLDSKHQSADVGHLLSKPSTSGERLAQEAVQGRTL, from the exons ATGGGTTCCAGTCAACAATTTTCTCTTAGgtggaataattatttaaaacatattaCATGTGCTTTTGATACGTTAAGGACAGATGAAGATCTCGTTGATGTTACATTAAGCTGTGAAGGCAAGCGGATCAGAGCACACAAAATGCTCTTATCAGCATGTAGCACATATTTCAGAGATCTTTTTAAG GAAAATCCATGTCAACATCCAGTTATAATATTCCGTAATGTAAAATTTGATGACTTAGCAGCCTTGGTCGATTTTATGTATCAAGGTGAAGTTAACGTTGTTCAAGAACAACTTGCTAGCTTCTTAACAACAGCAGAATTGCTGGCAGTTCAAGGTCTCACTGATGGTACAGGGAAGGATAATGATGGTTTGGTTGAG GATGATTTAGAAATTCCCAATGAACCAGAAATACAACTACAAAATTCTTCTATAAAATCTACAATGGATGTCAAGAGAAGTAAGTCACCTTCTTCACCCATGCCATATCATGCAGTTGAGTTGCAAACTGAAACTCCACCTACAAAGAGACGAAAATGTCGTGATAACACGAATACGAATGCGGATAAAACAGTTAGCAATGCATTATCTGGAAAAGACTCAGAAAATAAGATATCAGATAATCAAACAATACCTGGTTCAGATCCTGTTGAAATAATTCCTTTGATGCCAAATCTAAAGCTAGAAATGCCTGAATATTTGGAACAAGATGGTAGTAGTTGCAGTTATGAAGAACAAAGCATAGGAGACAGTTCATTGAACAAAATTGGAATAGAAGATACACCATCTAACACACCTGATCATGATCAAAAACCAGACATTACTCAAACGTTTTATACGAGTAATCAATCTGTTTCTGATAGTTTGGATAGTAAACATCAGTCAGCAGATGTTG gaCATCTATTATCAAAACCCAGTACTTCCGGAGAAAGGCTAGCACAGGAAGCAGTACAGG